The following are encoded together in the Humulus lupulus chromosome 5, drHumLupu1.1, whole genome shotgun sequence genome:
- the LOC133778423 gene encoding uncharacterized protein LOC133778423: MAIDPKSVESDRVLILDYGSQYTHLITRRIRFLDVFSLCISGTSSLKAIADYKPRVVILSGGPHSVHTPGSPSFPDGFVEWAESNGVFVLGICYGLQLIVQKLGGIVRIGEKQEYGRMEIEVTKASGLYASKNCGDSQTVWMSHGDEAAKLPEGFEVVARSKQGVVAAIQNQLRRFYGLQYHPEVTHSPEGMETLRYFLFDVCGVKAGWKMEHVLDEEIKVINETVAPDEHVICALSGGVDSTVAATLVHKAIGDRLHCIFVDNGLLRYKERERVMETFERDLHLPVTCVNATDQFLSKLKGVDDPEMKRKIIGKEFICIFDDFAQELEQKLGTRPAYLVQGTLYPDVIESCPPPGSGRSHSHTIKSHHNVGGLPKDMKLKLIEPLKLLFKDEVRRLGKILNVPEGFLKRHPFPGPGLAVRVIGDVTLGNYLDTLRLVDEIFVQSIKDAGLYDVIWQAFAVFLPVRTVGVQGDQRTHGHAVALRAVTSEDGMTADWYPFDGKFLAEVSQKICNSVRGINRVSYDITSKPPSTIEWE, translated from the exons ATGGCCATCGACCCCAAAAGTGTGGAATCGGACAGGGTTTTGATCCTCGACTACGGTTCCCAGTACACTCATCTCATCACTCGCCGTATCAGATTTCTCGACGTTTTCTCCCTATGCATTTCCGGAACCAGCTCTCTCAAGGCCATAGCTGACTATAAGCCTCGAGTCGTCATCCTCTCCGGCGGGCCTCATTCTGTACACACTCCTGGCTCCCCGAGCTTCCCTGACGGGTTCGTTGAATGGGCCGAGTCCAATGGCGTGTTCGTCCTCGGAATCTGCTATGGTCTCCAGTTGATAGTTCAGAAACTGGGTGGGATAGTCAGGATTGGGGAGAAACAAGAGTATGGGAGGATGGAAATTGAGGTGACCAAAGCTTCGGGGCTTTATGCTTCGAAGAATTGCGGCGACTCGCAGACTGTTTGGATGAGCCATGGCGATGAGGCCGCCAAGTTGCCTGAAGGGTTTGAGGTGGTGGCGCGGAGTAAGCAGGGGGTCGTGGCCGCTATTCAAAATCAGTTGAGAAGGTTTTATGGCCTTCAGTATCATCCGGAG GTGACTCATTCGCCAGAAGGAATGGAAACACTTCGTTACTTTCTCTTTGATGTTTGTGGAGTCAAGGCAGGCTGGAAAATGGAACATGTATTGGATGAAGAGATCAAAGTGATTAATGAGACAGTGGCGCCTGACGAGCATGTAATATGTGCCTTATCTGGTGGTGTGGATTCTACAGTTGCTGCCACTCTTGTTCACAAGGCAATTGGAGATAGACTTCATTgtatttttgttgataatggtTTGTTGAG GTATAAGGAAAGGGAACGTGTAATGGAAACTTTTGAAAGGGATCTTCATTTACCTGTTACTTGTGTAAATGCAACGGATCAGTTTCTTAGTAAACTAAAGGGTGTGGATGATccagagatgaaaaggaaaataaTTGGGAAGGAATTTATATGCATCTTTGATGATTTTGCCCAGGAGTTAGAGCAGAAATTAGGGACACGACCTGCCTACTTGGTTCAAGGAACCTTATACCCTGATGTGATTGAATCTTGTCCACCACCTGGATCTGGGAGAAGTCACTCTCATACAATCAAGAGCCATCACAATGTTGGGGGACTTCCTAAGGACATGAAACTGAAGTTAATTGAACCACTCAAGCTTCTGTTCAAGGATGAG GTTCGCCGGTTAGGAAAGATATTGAATGTTCCAGAGGGATTTCTAAAGCGTCACCCGTTTCCTGGGCCTGGTCTTGCCGTACGTGTCATTGGGGATGTCACTCTGGGGAATTACCTGGATACACTCCGCCTG GTTGATGAGATTTTCGTTCAGTCAATCAAGGATGCTGGGCTTTATGATGTCATCTGGCAAGCTTTTGCTGTGTTTTTACCTGTAAGAACTGTTGGGGTTCAAGGTGACCAAAGAACACATGGTCATGCTGTTGCCCTTAGAGCTGTTACAAGTGAAGACGGGATGACGGCAGACTG GTACCCTTTTGACGGTAAATTTTTGGCGGAGGTGTCGCAAAAGATCTGCAACAGTGTTCGAGGCATAAACCGTGTCAGTTACGACATTACATCTAAGCCTCCATCAACAATTGAGTGGGAATGA